In the genome of Frankiales bacterium, one region contains:
- a CDS encoding sigma-70 family RNA polymerase sigma factor, with protein sequence MRPTPASSSPGPAPGEDEAALLTSLLTRSSRGDEAAFAELYDRTSSRVYGVARRVVRDPAQAEEVAQEAYLEIWRQAARYQPARGGPLAWMLTIVHRRAVDRVRSAQSARERDTRFAALGEGPEYDVVASVAETTLEAARVRRALTTLTEVQREALTLAYYGGYTHREVSELLDVPLGTVKTRMRDGLIRLRDTLGVEA encoded by the coding sequence ATGCGTCCCACACCCGCCTCGTCCTCCCCCGGCCCCGCGCCGGGGGAGGACGAGGCAGCGCTGCTCACCTCGCTGCTCACCCGCTCCAGCCGCGGCGACGAGGCGGCCTTCGCCGAGCTGTACGACCGCACGAGCTCCCGCGTCTACGGCGTCGCACGCCGTGTGGTGCGCGACCCGGCGCAGGCCGAGGAGGTGGCCCAGGAGGCCTACCTCGAGATCTGGCGCCAGGCCGCCCGCTACCAGCCGGCCCGCGGCGGCCCGCTCGCCTGGATGCTCACGATCGTGCACCGTCGGGCCGTCGACCGGGTGCGGTCCGCCCAGTCGGCGCGCGAGCGCGACACCCGGTTCGCCGCCCTGGGCGAGGGACCGGAGTACGACGTGGTCGCGAGCGTCGCGGAGACGACACTGGAGGCGGCGCGGGTGCGCCGCGCCCTGACCACCCTGACCGAGGTGCAGCGCGAGGCGCTGACCCTCGCCTACTACGGGGGCTACACGCACCGCGAGGTCTCCGAGCTGCTCGACGTGCCGCTCGGGACCGTCAAGACCCGCATGCGCGACGGCTTGATCCGCCTGCGCGACACCCTGGGGGTGGAGGCATGA
- a CDS encoding fasciclin domain-containing protein yields the protein MTRTVLRRRAAIATAAVAFPLTLAACGSSASTTTASTPAASTPMPASSSPAPATSSAAPSAADAVFGSACSAVPASGPGSFDGMAVDPVATAASHNPVLSTLVSAVSKAGLVDSLNSADGITVFAPVNDAFGKLPKATLDKALGDPKGLLTTVLTYHVVPGRLSPSQLDGMHKTLEGATLDVTGSGDSFTVNGSAKVVCGNVQTANATVYLIDGVLLPK from the coding sequence ATGACCCGCACCGTCCTGCGTCGCCGGGCGGCGATCGCCACCGCCGCCGTCGCCTTCCCCCTCACCCTCGCCGCCTGCGGCTCGTCGGCCAGCACCACCACGGCCTCGACGCCGGCCGCGAGCACGCCGATGCCGGCGTCGTCCTCCCCCGCGCCCGCGACGTCGTCCGCGGCGCCGTCGGCCGCCGACGCGGTGTTCGGGTCGGCCTGCTCGGCGGTGCCGGCCTCCGGCCCCGGAAGCTTCGACGGCATGGCGGTCGACCCCGTCGCGACCGCGGCGTCGCACAACCCGGTGCTCTCGACGCTCGTCTCGGCGGTGTCGAAGGCCGGCCTGGTCGACTCCCTCAACAGCGCGGACGGCATCACCGTGTTCGCCCCGGTCAACGACGCCTTCGGCAAGCTGCCCAAGGCCACGCTCGACAAGGCGCTCGGCGACCCGAAGGGCCTGCTCACCACGGTGCTGACCTACCACGTCGTCCCCGGCCGCCTCTCGCCGTCGCAGCTCGACGGGATGCACAAGACCCTCGAGGGCGCGACGCTCGACGTCACGGGCTCGGGTGACAGCTTCACCGTCAACGGCTCGGCGAAGGTCGTGTGCGGCAACGTCCAGACGGCGAACGCGACCGTGTACCTCATCGACGGCGTGCTGCTGCCGAAGTGA
- a CDS encoding MarR family transcriptional regulator — protein sequence MTPRLSDDELLRRLVEVRAEALRHHAEAQRLHAERRRLLETLTARGHSQADLARELGVSRQAVQKMLAG from the coding sequence ATGACACCTCGACTCTCCGACGACGAGCTGCTGCGCAGGCTGGTGGAGGTGCGCGCGGAGGCGCTGCGCCACCACGCCGAGGCGCAGCGGCTGCACGCCGAGCGGCGGCGCCTGCTCGAGACCCTCACGGCCCGCGGGCACAGCCAGGCCGACCTCGCCCGTGAGCTCGGCGTGTCGCGCCAGGCGGTCCAGAAGATGCTCGCCGGCTGA
- a CDS encoding NAD(P)H-binding protein has product MGPLLPRAGGGGRPGHRRGRAHDGRGAGRTVIVVAGGTGRLGRLLVGRLAARGERVRVLTRDPRRVSGLDDGVELVAADVRDATAVRRGLDGAQVVVSAVHGLTSPGGPRAVDRDGNRHLVDAAAQVGADVVLVSVLGAAPDSPVELFRMKHAAEAHLRASGVPATVVAPTAYLEMWIDLLATSARRGGRPVVLGRGRSRVNFVSVLDVAALVDAVVSDPDARGRTLPVTGPENLTLLELAAAVQRSAGRSAAPRTVPPAVIRVVAGSAGRIVPSLGRVLGTALAMDAGDRPAGLTDVRDRYPGVPCTSLDDVLAAPLSP; this is encoded by the coding sequence ATGGGCCCGCTTCTACCTCGAGCCGGTGGTGGCGGGCGGCCCGGGCATCGACGAGGTCGTGCGCACGACGGTCGCGGGGCGGGCCGCACCGTGATCGTCGTGGCCGGCGGCACGGGCCGGCTGGGCCGGCTGCTCGTCGGCCGGCTGGCCGCCCGCGGCGAGCGGGTCCGCGTGCTCACCCGCGACCCGCGACGGGTCTCCGGCCTCGACGACGGCGTCGAGCTGGTCGCGGCCGACGTGCGGGACGCCACCGCGGTGAGGCGCGGCCTCGACGGCGCCCAGGTGGTGGTGTCCGCGGTCCACGGCCTCACCTCCCCCGGCGGCCCCCGGGCGGTCGACCGTGACGGCAACCGCCACCTCGTCGACGCCGCCGCGCAGGTGGGCGCCGACGTCGTCCTGGTCTCGGTGCTCGGGGCGGCGCCGGACAGCCCGGTGGAGCTCTTCCGCATGAAGCACGCCGCGGAGGCGCACCTGCGCGCCAGCGGCGTGCCCGCGACGGTCGTGGCCCCGACCGCCTACCTCGAGATGTGGATCGACCTGCTCGCCACGTCGGCCCGGCGCGGCGGCCGTCCCGTGGTGCTCGGGCGCGGCCGCTCGCGGGTGAACTTCGTCTCCGTGCTCGACGTCGCGGCCCTGGTCGACGCGGTGGTGTCGGACCCGGACGCGCGGGGGCGCACCCTGCCGGTGACGGGCCCGGAGAACCTCACCCTGCTCGAGCTGGCCGCAGCGGTGCAGCGCTCGGCCGGCCGCAGCGCCGCGCCGCGCACCGTGCCCCCCGCGGTGATCCGCGTGGTCGCGGGCAGCGCCGGCCGGATCGTGCCCAGCCTGGGCCGCGTCCTGGGCACCGCCCTGGCGATGGACGCCGGCGACCGCCCGGCCGGGCTCACCGACGTGCGCGACCGGTATCCCGGCGTCCCCTGCACGAGCCTGGACGACGTCCTGGCCGCGCCGCTCTCCCCCTGA
- a CDS encoding DUF4440 domain-containing protein, with amino-acid sequence MTTDPRPAALLERLTAATNAHDLDALVDCFAPDYVNETPVHPERGFTGADQVRRNWTQIFAAVPDVHAEVIRSAVDGDTVWAEMEHRGTRPDGSPHLMRGVLVLGVPDTRATWARFYLEPVVAGGPGIDEVVRTTVAGRAAP; translated from the coding sequence ATGACCACGGACCCGCGCCCCGCGGCGCTGCTCGAGCGGCTGACCGCGGCGACCAACGCCCACGACCTCGACGCGCTGGTGGACTGCTTCGCGCCCGACTACGTCAACGAGACCCCGGTGCACCCGGAGCGGGGCTTCACCGGCGCGGACCAGGTGCGGCGCAACTGGACCCAGATCTTCGCCGCCGTGCCCGACGTGCACGCGGAGGTGATCCGCAGCGCCGTCGACGGCGACACCGTGTGGGCGGAGATGGAGCACCGCGGCACGCGCCCGGACGGCTCGCCGCACCTCATGCGCGGCGTCCTGGTGCTCGGCGTGCCGGACACCCGTGCGACATGGGCCCGCTTCTACCTCGAGCCGGTGGTGGCGGGCGGCCCGGGCATCGACGAGGTCGTGCGCACGACGGTCGCGGGGCGGGCCGCACCGTGA
- a CDS encoding TetR family transcriptional regulator produces MEQKEDAVNPPQEKASPGPRRYDSRGRRAQAERTRARIVEVARERFLRDGYATTTVAAIAGDAQVSVETVYKAFGGKPGLVRAIVAAGLEGAGPVPAERRSDHLTATEADPRRIIHGWTRLAMEVAPRVAPVELLVRDAGVGDPQMADLYEEIEQARLDRMTDNARRFAEGGHLRPGLTVDDAATVMWTYTAPVLYELLVLRRGLTVEQYADFTESALVSALLAP; encoded by the coding sequence ATGGAACAGAAGGAGGACGCCGTCAACCCCCCGCAGGAGAAGGCGTCGCCGGGCCCCCGCCGCTACGACTCCCGGGGCCGGCGCGCGCAGGCCGAGCGGACTCGGGCGCGCATCGTGGAGGTGGCGCGCGAGCGCTTCCTGCGCGACGGCTACGCGACCACCACCGTGGCCGCGATCGCCGGCGACGCGCAGGTGTCGGTCGAGACCGTCTACAAGGCGTTCGGCGGCAAGCCGGGGCTGGTGCGCGCGATCGTGGCGGCCGGGCTGGAGGGCGCCGGGCCGGTGCCGGCCGAGCGGCGCTCCGACCACCTCACCGCCACCGAGGCCGACCCGCGCCGGATCATCCACGGCTGGACCAGGCTGGCGATGGAGGTGGCGCCGCGCGTGGCCCCCGTCGAGCTGCTGGTGCGCGACGCCGGCGTCGGCGACCCGCAGATGGCGGACCTGTACGAGGAGATCGAGCAGGCCCGCCTGGACCGCATGACCGACAACGCGCGGCGCTTCGCCGAGGGCGGCCACCTGCGCCCGGGCCTGACCGTGGACGACGCGGCCACCGTCATGTGGACCTACACCGCACCGGTGCTCTACGAGCTGCTGGTGCTGCGGCGCGGCCTGACCGTCGAGCAGTACGCCGACTTCACCGAGTCGGCCCTGGTGTCGGCGCTGCTGGCCCCCTGA
- a CDS encoding molybdopterin-dependent oxidoreductase: MRTWTRTEPSAVVPTGPLPALSRWAAAGAGVAAVGAGVAAAHLLAALTRPASSPLVAVGAAFIDLTPTWLKEFAVATFGTADKTVLLATISVLLLAAAALVGLLATWRRRTAVVLAAALGAVPAVAALSRPGASPADTLPSLAGAAIAAASLAWLTRPRRTPLRDDPSGVGDAPTPGRRSVLAGVLGLAGAALLVGGLGEVVGRRRSDVGAARAAVRLPAPVDPERPLPAGVDVGVPGVTPFRVPNADFYRVDTALVVPTLDPGSWSLEVDGMVERPFTISFDELLAMPMIERDLTLTCVSNEVGGPYAGNARWLGVRLTDLLSRAGVRPGSDMLLSRSSDGFTASTPMAAATDGRDAIVAVGMNGEPLPAEHGFPARLVVPGLYGFVSATKWLTGLTATTYAADQAYWTKRGWATDAPVRTMARIDVPRPLSTVPAGRVAVAGVCWAQHRGIDGVEVQVDDGDWRPARLGAVPSDDTWRQWAIAWDATPGRHTLRARATDATGTTQPQARLTPFPSGAQGWHEIVVTVS, translated from the coding sequence ATGAGGACCTGGACCCGCACCGAACCCAGTGCCGTCGTGCCCACCGGACCGCTGCCGGCGCTGTCGCGGTGGGCGGCCGCGGGGGCGGGGGTGGCCGCCGTGGGGGCGGGTGTCGCGGCGGCCCACCTGCTCGCGGCCCTCACCCGTCCGGCGAGCTCGCCGCTCGTGGCGGTGGGGGCGGCGTTCATCGACCTGACGCCGACGTGGCTCAAGGAGTTCGCCGTCGCCACGTTCGGCACCGCCGACAAGACGGTGCTGCTCGCCACCATCTCGGTGCTGCTCCTGGCCGCGGCCGCGCTGGTGGGCCTGCTGGCGACATGGCGACGTCGCACCGCCGTCGTCCTCGCGGCAGCGCTCGGCGCGGTGCCGGCGGTGGCCGCGCTGAGCCGTCCCGGCGCGAGCCCGGCCGACACCCTGCCGTCGCTGGCCGGGGCCGCGATCGCCGCTGCGTCGCTGGCCTGGCTCACCCGGCCGAGGCGCACGCCCCTGCGCGACGACCCCAGCGGCGTGGGCGACGCGCCCACCCCGGGGCGGCGCTCCGTGCTCGCCGGGGTGCTGGGACTGGCCGGCGCCGCGCTCCTCGTGGGCGGCCTGGGCGAGGTCGTCGGCCGCCGCCGGTCCGACGTCGGTGCCGCGCGGGCGGCGGTGCGCCTGCCCGCTCCCGTCGACCCCGAGCGGCCCCTGCCCGCGGGCGTGGACGTCGGAGTCCCGGGCGTCACGCCGTTCCGCGTGCCCAATGCGGACTTCTACCGGGTGGACACGGCCCTCGTGGTGCCGACGCTGGACCCCGGCAGCTGGAGCCTCGAGGTCGACGGGATGGTCGAGCGGCCCTTCACGATCTCGTTCGACGAGCTCCTCGCGATGCCCATGATCGAGCGCGACCTCACGCTCACGTGCGTGTCCAACGAGGTGGGCGGCCCGTACGCCGGCAACGCGCGCTGGCTCGGCGTCCGGCTCACCGACCTGCTCTCCCGCGCCGGCGTGCGCCCCGGCTCGGACATGCTGCTCTCCCGCTCCTCGGACGGCTTCACCGCGAGCACCCCCATGGCTGCCGCCACCGACGGACGCGACGCCATCGTCGCCGTCGGTATGAACGGCGAGCCGCTGCCCGCCGAGCACGGGTTCCCCGCCCGCCTGGTCGTGCCGGGCCTCTACGGGTTCGTCTCGGCGACGAAGTGGCTCACCGGGCTCACCGCCACCACGTACGCCGCGGACCAGGCGTACTGGACCAAGCGCGGCTGGGCCACCGACGCCCCGGTGCGCACGATGGCGAGGATCGACGTGCCGCGGCCGCTGTCGACGGTGCCCGCCGGGCGCGTGGCCGTCGCGGGCGTGTGCTGGGCCCAGCACCGCGGCATCGACGGCGTCGAGGTGCAGGTGGACGACGGCGACTGGCGGCCGGCCCGGCTCGGCGCGGTGCCCAGCGACGACACGTGGCGGCAGTGGGCGATCGCGTGGGACGCCACCCCCGGGCGCCACACCCTGCGGGCCCGGGCCACCGACGCCACCGGGACGACGCAGCCGCAGGCCCGGCTCACGCCCTTCCCCAGCGGAGCCCAGGGCTGGCACGAGATCGTCGTCACCGTCTCCTGA
- a CDS encoding PucR family transcriptional regulator, whose product MYPSVSEILLLPVVHDAGPVVRAGAAALERTVRWTHAAEVADVARLLHGGELLLTTGVLLPEDDAGLADWVEGLANAGVTGVMVETGRRFDRLPDSMVRAAERRGLVLVELTRESRFAAITEAVHARIVDAQLAELRASDEVHAAFTGLAVEGAPPTEVVRQVARMAGRPVVLENLAHQVLAVDAAGRDLSSVLDGWEDRSRAVRAAERTAYDEATDWLHTAVGARGQDWGRLVLVTDVAPSVRDSMLLERGAATVALSRLVERDRESLERQTHRTLLTGVISGSMALTDTAARSAALGVPLEGRALVCVLVRLAGGHEGPALAAQERLRDFTETVSAAVRDTRVPALVGAVDDATVGVLLSLPPREDVDRTLSRLSAALTKRAAGAGVPDDGRVMAVGSVVAHVRDVRRAFLEAAQVADAAPSGGPGAAPAYYRLPDVRLRGLLHLLRDDDRLQAFVERELGPLLAHDAQHGSDLVGVLRVYLAAGRNKSAAADAAHLSRPSFYERLHRIERVLSVDLDSVESCLSLHVALLGLDSLRR is encoded by the coding sequence CCGGTGGTGCGCGCGGGCGCCGCGGCCCTCGAGCGCACGGTCCGGTGGACCCACGCCGCGGAGGTCGCCGACGTCGCCCGGCTCCTGCACGGCGGCGAGCTGCTGCTCACGACCGGGGTGCTGCTGCCCGAGGACGACGCCGGCCTCGCCGACTGGGTGGAGGGGCTGGCGAACGCGGGCGTCACCGGCGTGATGGTGGAGACCGGCCGGCGCTTCGACCGGCTCCCCGACTCGATGGTCCGGGCCGCGGAGCGTCGCGGCCTGGTGCTCGTGGAGCTGACCCGCGAGTCGCGGTTCGCGGCGATCACCGAGGCGGTGCACGCGCGCATCGTGGACGCGCAGCTCGCCGAGCTGCGCGCCTCGGACGAGGTGCACGCCGCGTTCACCGGCCTCGCGGTCGAGGGGGCGCCGCCCACGGAGGTGGTCCGCCAGGTGGCCCGGATGGCCGGACGTCCCGTGGTGCTGGAGAACCTGGCCCACCAGGTGCTCGCGGTCGACGCCGCGGGCCGGGACCTCTCCTCCGTGCTCGACGGCTGGGAGGACCGCAGCCGCGCGGTGCGCGCCGCCGAGCGCACGGCCTACGACGAGGCGACCGACTGGCTGCACACGGCGGTGGGCGCGCGCGGGCAGGACTGGGGCCGCCTGGTGCTCGTGACCGACGTCGCCCCGTCCGTGCGCGACTCGATGCTGCTCGAGCGCGGCGCGGCCACCGTGGCCCTCTCGCGGCTCGTCGAGCGCGACCGGGAGAGCCTCGAGCGGCAGACCCACCGCACCCTGCTCACCGGCGTCATCTCCGGGTCGATGGCGCTGACCGACACCGCGGCGCGCTCCGCCGCGCTGGGGGTGCCGCTCGAGGGGCGCGCGCTGGTGTGCGTCCTGGTGCGGCTGGCCGGAGGCCACGAGGGGCCGGCGCTGGCCGCCCAGGAGCGGCTGCGCGACTTCACCGAGACGGTGTCGGCGGCCGTGCGCGACACCCGGGTGCCGGCGCTGGTCGGCGCCGTCGACGACGCGACGGTGGGCGTGCTGCTGAGCCTGCCCCCGCGCGAGGACGTCGACCGCACGCTGAGCCGGCTCTCCGCGGCGCTCACCAAGCGCGCGGCGGGCGCCGGCGTCCCCGACGACGGGCGCGTGATGGCGGTGGGCTCCGTGGTGGCCCACGTGCGCGACGTGCGGCGGGCGTTCCTCGAGGCGGCGCAGGTGGCCGACGCCGCGCCCTCGGGCGGCCCGGGGGCGGCGCCCGCGTACTACCGGCTGCCCGACGTCCGGCTGCGCGGGCTGCTGCACCTGCTGCGCGACGACGACCGGCTCCAGGCCTTCGTCGAGCGCGAGCTCGGTCCGCTGCTCGCGCACGACGCGCAGCACGGCAGCGACCTCGTGGGCGTGCTGCGCGTGTACCTCGCCGCGGGGCGCAACAAGTCCGCGGCCGCGGACGCCGCGCACCTGTCCCGGCCGTCGTTCTACGAGCGGCTGCACCGCATCGAGCGGGTGCTCTCGGTCGACCTCGACTCCGTGGAGTCCTGCCTGTCGCTGCACGTCGCCCTGCTCGGCCTCGACTCGCTCCGGCGCTGA